From the Drosophila sechellia strain sech25 chromosome X, ASM438219v1, whole genome shotgun sequence genome, the window GCAGTAGCAGCTgccccatcatcatcatcatcgtcgtcatcatgAGCATGAACATGGCATCGGCATCTTTGGCGCCAATGCCAAAATTAATTAGCAACAAAAATGCAAAGGGCTCGGTCGCAAATTGCAGGGAAAAATCAGGCACTTAGTTTAGTTGCTATCTTATGctaaatgtatttaattaaacCTAATCAGTATGATTAGAGAGATAGAGATGCAGGTGTGACATAACTTTAATCTCTTTTAATACTCTTTGACTTTCAATTCTGAAAAGACTTTATTTTGCAACTTGTACCGCGGAATACACTATCTACATCCTTTTATCTCTGTTTCTCGTACTCCTAACCGCCAACTTGCCTTGTCCCATCAATCCGAACTCTTCTGTCTGTATCTCCAACTCGTGTTTGTTTAGTTCTTCACCCCCGTGACTCTTCCATCTTCCCTCCATTCCTCGTTCCGCTGTTTTCGTTTCGAGATGATCCCTGCACAGGGACGATGACTGATCGTTATCCTGACCATATCTTGTGTGATTCGCGTCTGATTTGTGTGCAGGCATGAAACAACTGATCGGCAAGCTGAACGACCTGTGGCCCGAGCACAGTGTTGCACTGTCCATTCCAAAGGAGGTCGATAGGAGCAAGGAGAAGCTGGAGGGCGCCTGGGAGACGACAGGTGTATAAACCAtcaatatttactatttattatatatatgtgtgtgtgcctagGATGAGGGAATCCAACTTGCTCCCAAATACCAAATACTTGAACTAACGAAATATCATTTTGCTCTTGTGCCCCCAAACCAAACAGGTCGCGATGGTTCTAAAATCACAACAGTTGTTGCAACACCCGGCCAAGGCACCGATCGCGTACAAGAGGTCTCCTATACAGACACAAAGGTCATCGGCAATGGCAGCTTCGGCGTCGTGTTCCAGGCCAAGCTCTGCGATACCGGCGAATTGGTGGCAATCAAAAAAGTTTTACAAGACAGACGATTTAAGGTGGGTGCATCAATTGAATTGAATCACTATGTGTTGGTCCTGACTAACAATGGCACTTTCTCTTCACAGAATCGCGAATTGCAAATAATGCGCAAACTGGAGCATTGTAATATTGTGAAGCTTTTGTACTTTTTCTATTCGAGTGGTGAAAAGGTAAGATCTGCTTGCCGAAAGTCAAGTAGCTGATCAAGTAGCAACCTTTTTGGGGGAGGTGGACTGCTGAAGTTGCCAGCTTTGGTAATTACTTAGTACGATTTCAGTTGAAAATCCATCATCCATGAGCGAGTGGAATTCGGAAcaaaaaatgtgtaaataACAGCTGTGCTGAGTTTTAAGCCAATTATGTTGATGGTTAAACCGTACTAAGTATTTATTTTCAGCTGAACTGAGCTTTAGCTTAGCACTTTTTGACCGTTTTATGAGTAAAGCGATTACCGAATTGAAACGAATTTCTTTCACTTGCATATTGAAACTAATACTGACCGAACCGAACCCGTTTCGAaactgaatctgaatccgaatccgaatccgaatccaaaaCCGAACTCGAAATCGGTCACTAGCTGGCCGAGTTCCCCATCGATTTGGGCATATTCGCGAGTGTGCTGAAGCCCCAGGTATCCCAGATCTCAAAGTTATCAGTTCTCCAGCTCAGATCATTCAGCGACTTGCTACTTGCTCTCACTCGATCTTGATCTTTCTCTATCTCTCATAAACGAATCCGAACGAATCCCCCGCTATCTATTAGAGAAATGTACAATGAAACGTGCAGAAGATCACACCGCATGGTACTCGTACAATCTCCCGTGAATCAATGATATCCTGCTGCTATGCTAGTTTGCTAGACTCAGTTAAATGTCGCCGACTGTACAACCCCGATCAAATAATACGCATGTTGACAGCTCGCAACTGCATCGGTCAGCTTCCTCCAAAACCCAGACTCACATACGCATCCACACATGGATCATTTACGCCCAAAACACTCTGATATCGCATCCTAATCGATTCTCTCCCCCCTCCCCACTTTGCAGCGTGATGAAGTATTTTTGAATTTAGTCCTCGAATATATACCAGAAACCGTATACAAAGTGGCTCGCCAATATGCCAAAACCAAGCAAACGATACCAATCAACTTTATTCGGGTGAGTCCTCCACTGCACTCCGTGTCTACGCACTCGGCACTAACTTCCCTGCTCTTTCGCCCGTTTAGCTCTACATGTATCAACTGTTCAGAAGCTTGGCCTACATCCACTCGCTGGGCATTTGCCATCGTGATATCAAGCCGCAGAACCTTCTGCTCGATCCGGAGACGGCTGTGCTGAAGCTCTGTGACTTTGGCAGCGCCAAACAGCTGCTGCACGGCGAGCCGAATGTGTCGTATATCTGCTCCCGGTATTACCGCGCCCCCGAGCTCATCTTTGGCGCCATCAATTATACAACAAAGATCGGTGAGTATACTATATCCTCATAGCATCCCATACCATGTAATCCTAATATGCATTTTTCAGATGTGTGGAGTGCCGGTTGCGTTTTGGCCGAGCTGCTGCTGGGCCAGCCCATCTTCCCTGGCGATTCCGGTGTGGACCAGCTCGTCGAGGTCATCAAGGTCCTGGGCACACCGACAAGAGAACAGATACGCGAGATGAATCCAAACTACACGGAATTCAAGTTCCCCCAGATTAAGAGTCATCCATGGCAGAAAGTAAGTGGCCAGTTGCCAGGAAATGAATTGGATCGATTATGATTTTCGATTTCCCTCGCGCTTTTCTCGCGCTCATGTTGACCGCCCCTCAGCATTCTTCTCGGGGGACGAAACTCCATTTTCCCCTGGAACAAGCACCCAAAGCACTCATTGTTAATTTGCCACAAGTGTTTCTAACCGAAAATTGTGTGTACATACAAACTCGTTGCAGTCACTACTCGAACGCACCCAATTTCCAAACGCCCTAAACCAGAAAAAACGAATGCGAGTAAGCCAAGAAACGAATTGAAAACATCAAGCAAAAAGCGTTAAGCAAAATGACCAAATTAAATAAGCACAATGCCCATCGCAGCGACATTTGCTCTTCAAATCATGCAGGGTCGTATCATGACTACTCAAGTGATTGTGGGCGCATCCAGATCCAGATTCGCATTCTTGCTTGTCTTGATCTCCCAACTGATAAGCCTGGTTTATCCCAAAAGCTTTCGGGGTTCAATCACTCAGTTCCGTATTAACTGCGGGAGCCTACAGATGCAGCCGCCTCAATCAATCCGCATTTCATGCTCAACTGCAGACATTGGGATGGGTACATGTATCCAGATTCCGCTTGAGATGCAGTTCCATGGCTTTCGGTTCATGCTTAGCTTTTCGCCAGCCCTCCCAGCTGTACAAAGAAGTTATAcatttgattgatttattggatttgatttggagttgaatttaattgattgttttggTTTCTTGCCCTACTGCCTACTGCCGACGTTTGTTTTGATCCGTAAAAAATGAAGAATGGTCGGTGCTGTTTCGTGATGAATTCCGAATCGCGTCGATCAAATATCTGTAAATACGAACGCTTAATCTGTGTTCTCGTTTGTGTCCTGTCCATATCTACGATGATTGCGTCACTGCCCGCCCCTTTTGCCCTCCAGCCCAATTCTGTCCCACCAAATTGTTGAGTCCCGCACGAAAGTCCGTGCAAAGATGTCCGGTGGTTGAAAACGCTACTTAACCGAATGCTCCTCCCACTCACAGGTTTTCCGTATACGCACTCCTACAGAAGCTATCAACTTGGTGTCCCTGCTGCTCGAGTACACGCCCAGTGCCAGGATCACACCGCTCAAGGCCTGTGCACATCCGTTCTTCGATGAGCTGCGCATGGAGGGCAATCACACCTTGCCCAACGGTCGCGATATGCCGCCGCTGTTCAACTTCACAGAGCATGGTGAGTGACCAGGTCGATCAGCCAGGTGAGGCAGAATCGTTGCAACACTAATGTCGCCTTCAATCCGCAGAGCTCTCAATACAGCCCAGCCTAGTGCCGCAGTTGTTGCCCAAGCATCTGCAGAACGCATCCGGACCTGGCGGCAATCGGCCCTCGGCCGGCGGAGCAGCCTCCATTGCGGCCAGCGGCTCCACCAGCGTCTCGTCAACGGGCAGTGGTGCCTCGGTGGAAGGATCCGCCCAGCCACAGTCGCAGggcacagcagcagctgcgggATCCGGATCGGGCGGAGCAACAGCAGGAACCGGCGGAGCGAATGCCGGTGGACCCGGATccggcaacaacagcagcagctgcggaGCATCGGGAGCGCCGACCGTCGTGGCTGCCGGAGCCAATGCCGCCGtcgctggtggtggtggcggagCCGGTGCGGCGACCGCAGCTGCCACAGCAGCTGGCGCTATAGGCGCGACCAACGCCGGCGGCGCCAATGTAACAGGTGAGTAAGCGGTTGGCCATGCAGCTCCTCCCGCCTACTGCTCCCTTTCAACTCCTCTCCTCTCGTTCCCAGTCATAGCATCAGTATTGTATCGTATCGTATCGTACCTTCAGTTTCTAACTTGTGTGCCATGTGACAGGCACTAATTTTCCAAATCAAGCCGATTTCGATTTGCAGTACAGTTTCCATATTTGCAATAAAAAGCAGCATTTAATCACGATACGATACTTTGATCTTGGCAATCCGCTTGCCACACACAGCCCCATACTTCATCCATTGCCCGATCCTTAGCTGGTGACCATCTCATGCTGAAGCAACATCGCAAGTTGCCGTTGTCGGGGAAGCCCTTCCAGCGCTATACGTCCAGCATTTGATTCCAAGCTACCCGAGCACCGTTCCTGTATCCATCCATTAAAAGCACCTCCCGAAACCCAAGCAAACCCAGGGAAAGATACGAATAGATCCAGTAGTAAAGAAGCCGTAGAAGAAGCATGCTATATGTGGACAAAGAGTGGAAATCATGAGTCAAGAATTTAATCAAGTATTACGAATCAAgaaaaataacattttgcAGACTCAAGAAGATGATCTCAAAAACAAATTCTTGATGTACTTACATTTTCAGTTAAATATAAATCAGTTATTCCCGTCACTTCAGTGGGTGTTTTGTTAATGGTTCTTAAAGTCGAGATCTTCATTAGATTTCTTCGGGGTTGCACTGAAAATGTCTTTCCAAGGTGTGCCTACTATCCACGCACTGAAAATCCTTTTCTGCAATTGTCCTTTTCGCCATATTTCGAATCAATCGGGATATAATGATCGACCGGCTTTTTATGTCTATCTATCGCTATGGAACACTTGATAATAGAACATTGTATTTCATTCGACttcatttgatttcattaAGTCATGTTTACTTTGGTTTTGGTGTGTCATTAGACGGCTAAAGAATtatgattttaatttgttttttatttccttttgttttatttacagATTCATAGGGGAAATAGtaacatacatacacacactaaTATATATCcaggcatatatatatatagtaatcATTATATATAACACCTAcacacacaa encodes:
- the LOC6620798 gene encoding protein kinase shaggy isoform X4, translated to MLINRGSLLEGRDGSKITTVVATPGQGTDRVQEVSYTDTKVIGNGSFGVVFQAKLCDTGELVAIKKVLQDRRFKNRELQIMRKLEHCNIVKLLYFFYSSGEKRDEVFLNLVLEYIPETVYKVARQYAKTKQTIPINFIRLYMYQLFRSLAYIHSLGICHRDIKPQNLLLDPETAVLKLCDFGSAKQLLHGEPNVSYICSRYYRAPELIFGAINYTTKIDVWSAGCVLAELLLGQPIFPGDSGVDQLVEVIKVLGTPTREQIREMNPNYTEFKFPQIKSHPWQKVFRIRTPTEAINLVSLLLEYTPSARITPLKACAHPFFDELRMEGNHTLPNGRDMPPLFNFTEHELSIQPSLVPQLLPKHLQNASGPGGNRPSAGGAASIAASGSTSVSSTGSGASVEGSAQPQSQGTAAAAGSGSGGATAGTGGANAGGPGSGNNSSSCGASGAPTVVAAGANAAVAGGGGGAGAATAAATAAGAIGATNAGGANVTGSQSNSALNSSGSGGSGNGEAAGSGSGSGSGSGGGNGGDNDAGDSGAAASGGGAAETEAAASG
- the LOC6620798 gene encoding protein kinase shaggy isoform X3; amino-acid sequence: MSGRPRTSSFAEGNKQSPSLVLGGVKTCSRDGSKITTVVATPGQGTDRVQEVSYTDTKVIGNGSFGVVFQAKLCDTGELVAIKKVLQDRRFKNRELQIMRKLEHCNIVKLLYFFYSSGEKRDEVFLNLVLEYIPETVYKVARQYAKTKQTIPINFIRLYMYQLFRSLAYIHSLGICHRDIKPQNLLLDPETAVLKLCDFGSAKQLLHGEPNVSYICSRYYRAPELIFGAINYTTKIDVWSAGCVLAELLLGQPIFPGDSGVDQLVEVIKVLGTPTREQIREMNPNYTEFKFPQIKSHPWQKVFRIRTPTEAINLVSLLLEYTPSARITPLKACAHPFFDELRMEGNHTLPNGRDMPPLFNFTEHELSIQPSLVPQLLPKHLQNASGPGGNRPSAGGAASIAASGSTSVSSTGSGASVEGSAQPQSQGTAAAAGSGSGGATAGTGGANAGGPGSGNNSSSCGASGAPTVVAAGANAAVAGGGGGAGAATAAATAAGAIGATNAGGANVTGSQSNSALNSSGSGGSGNGEAAGSGSGSGSGSGGGNGGDNDAGDSGAAASGGGAAETEAAASG